Proteins encoded within one genomic window of Balaenoptera ricei isolate mBalRic1 chromosome 10, mBalRic1.hap2, whole genome shotgun sequence:
- the LOC132372440 gene encoding MORF4 family-associated protein 1-like: MWPLDLDEVEAPEEVDVLEPEMDLEQFLLPGINQLLEDITELTQKAGSTCLRTRSKLWEMDHLLIQIKTQVEASEDSALNGRPSGETANRVSQLCEKAQEIKKVAEMLVELVWRMEKSELS, from the coding sequence ATGTGGCCCTTGGACCTGGACGAGGTGGAAGCACCGGAGGAGGTGGACGTGCTGGAGCCGGAGATGGATTTGGAGCAGTTCCTGCTCCCGGGTATCAACCAGCTGCTGGAGGACATCACGGAGCTCACCCAAAAAGCCGGGAGCACGTGTCTGAGGACCAGGAGCAAGTTGTGGGAGATGGACCATCTGCTCATCCAGATAAAAACACAGGTGGAGGCCTCGGAGGACAGCGCCTTGAATGGGCGTCCCAGTGGGGAGACTGCCAACAGAGTATCACAGTTGTGCGAGAAGGCCCAGGAGATCAAAAAGGTGGCAGAGATGTTGGTCGAGCTGGTCTGGCGGATGGAGAAAAGTGAACTGTCCTGA